Within Micromonospora narathiwatensis, the genomic segment GGGCCACGCCGGGTCGTACGGGAACGTCTCCCCGGCGGTGACGACGTCCTCGACGATCGGCCAGACCTGCGCCCAGTCGGACTCGGTGAACTCGCGGATCCGCATCCGGGCACGCTATCCGCCCCGTGTGACCGCCCGCGATCCGGTTTTGCCCAACCGTGACCTCGCGGAGCCGCCACGGGCACCCACGGCGCGCGGGAGGCGACGAAGATGGACCCGTGGCCGAACCCGTGAGCGAACTCGACCGTCCCACGACCGAGACGCCCCCGACGAACGGGACGCCCCCGGCGCCCGGCCCGCGCACCGTCGGGCCGTGGCTGGTCGGCGCGGCCGTCACCGCCGTCCTGCTGCTGCTCGCCGGCCGGTACGGCTACCACCGCGACGAGCTGTACTTCCTGCTCTGCGGCCGACACCTCGACTGGGGATACGCCGACCAGGGCCCCCTGGTGCCGGCCCTGGCCCGGCTGCTGGACACGATCGCCCCCGGCAACCTTGTGGTGCTGCGTACCCCGTCGGCGCTGATCGCCGGCGCGGCGGTGGTCCTGGTCGCGGCGATCGCCCGGGAGTTCGGCGGCGGCCGGGGCGCGCAACTGCTCGCCGCGTTCCTCGGCGCCGTCGCGGGCATCGTGCTCGCCCCCGGCCACCTGCTCAGCACCACCACCGTCGACCTGCTGGTCTGGCTCGCCGCGACGTGGTTCGCGGTGCGGATGCTGCGCACCGGCGACAGCCGGTGGGTCCTCGGCGTCGGCGTGGTGCTCGGCGTCGGCATGCTCAACAAGCTGCTGCCCGCCCTGCTCGCCGTGGGTTTGCTGGCCGGGGTGGCGATCGCCGGGCCGCGTCGGCTGCTGCGCGACCGGTGGCTGTACGCCGCCGCCGGCATCGTCGCCGTGCTCGCCGCCCCGTACCTGGTGTGGCAGGCCGCGCACGGTTTCCCGCAGCTGTCCGTGGCGTCCCAGATCGCCGGCGGCGACAGCTCCTACAGCGGTCGCCTCGACGCGGTCATGCTGCAACTGGTCATCATCAGCCCGTGCGCGGTGCCGGTCTGGATCGCCGGGCTGGTGGCGCTGCTGCGTCGCCCGGCCTGGCGGGCGTACCGGGCGATCGGGTGGGCCTGGCCGCTGGTGTTCGCGATCGTGCTGCTCGCCGGCGGTAAGGGCTACTACGACGCGCCGCTGCTGCTGGTGGTCACCGCCGCCGGCGCGGTGGTGACCACCGACTGGGCGGGCCGGGGCGCGGTGTGGGCCCGGCGCGCGCTGGTCGCCGCAGGCGCGGCCGTCGCGGTGGCCGGCAGCGCGATCCTGCTGCTGCCCACCCTGCCCGCCGACCGGCTGCCCGGCTTCGTGGTCGACGTCAACTACGACGCCGGCGAGACCATCGGCTGGCCGGCGTTCGCGGACTCGCTCGCCGCCGTCCACCAGGACCTGCCGCCGGAGCAGCGGTCCCGCGCGGTCATCCTGACCGGCAACTACGGCGAGGCGGGCGCGGTGGCCCGGTACGGCCCGCAGCGGGGGCTGCCGCAGGCGTACTCCGGGCACAACAGCATGGCCGGATTCGGCCGCCCGCCCGAGGACGCCGACGTCGTGATCGCCGTCGGCTGGGATCGTCCCGACCAGCTTCGGGGCTGGTTCACCGAGGTCACCGAGGCCGGTCGGATCGACCAGCGGGTCGACGTCGACAACGACGAGAACGGGCTGCCCGTCTACGTCTGCCGGGGGCTGCGGCGGTCGTGGTCCCAGATCTGGGACACCGAGGTACGCCACGCCGGCTGAGCACCTCCGGGCGCGTTGAATACTTGTCGGCATGCTCTGGGGTCTCAGCGGTCCGGTCTTCCTCCTCGACTACCTCGCCGGGGTGGCCGGCGCCCTCGCGGTCGCCCTCTCCGTCCGGACGCTGGTCGGCTGGCGTACCCGGGGCGAACCGCTGTCGACGGTCGAGCTGGCGTACCTCACCGACCGGGCGGTACTGGCCTGTCAGGTGGGCCTGGCGGCGCTGCGCCGGGCCGGGGTGGTGCAGCTCGGCGAGCTGGCGACGCTGTCGGTGGACGCGCCGCCGCCGCCCCGGTCGGCCCCGCTGGTGCGCGCCCTGCACGCCGCGCTGCGCCGGCCGCAGACCTGGGCGGCCGTGCTCGCCGACCCGGGCGTGGGCCGCGTGCTGCGCCGGCTGGTGGGCCGGCTCGTCCGCGACGGGTGGCTGCTCACCCCGGCGCAGCGGCGAAGCATGGCGCTGGGCACCCTGCCGCTGTTCGCGGTCGCCGTCGTGGGGTTGACCCGGCTGGTGGACAGCGCGGTCGAGGGGCGTGACGCGGGCGGGCCCGCCTCCGTCGTCGGCCTGCTGCTGTGCTGCCTGGCCACCGTGCTCGGCGGCTGGTGGCTGTGCGAGGTGCCGGAGACCGGCTCGGCCGCGCGCCGGCTGCTGCGCCGACAACGCCGCACGCACGCCGAGCTGGCGCCGCAGCGGCGGCCCGCCTGGAGCGAGCGGGGCACCGACGAACTGTTGCCCGCGATGGCGGTGTTCGGGCCGCGCCCGTTGCTCGCCGTCGACCCGCGCTTCGCCGAACTGGTCGGGGTCGACCCCGAGCACACCCGACCCCGGGAATACGCCAAGACCGCACGCTGACCCTGGCCGGGCCGTACCCCCGGTGGCGTGCCTGCCCGGCAGTTGGTCCGTGACCTGCGAACCGCACCTGGTCCCGGCGGTTATCGCCCCCGAACTGGTGCACCACATCCCGGTCGACGACGCCTGACGGGCCCCGTCGATCCCGCCCGGTCGCGGGCATCGCCGTCCGGGACCCGACCCACCCGCCCGAAGATCAGCGGAGTTCGTCGGCGAGGTGGATCACCTTCGCGAGGTCCTTCACCTCCGCGTCGTCGGTGGCCGCGCCGGCCCGCTCCGCGATCGTCGCCAGGTCGCCGAGGCGCACCTCCCGGCCGTACGGGCCGGCCTGCAGCGACTGCGCGAAATAGGCCGCCGCGTAGCAGGTCCGCAACCGTGGCGACGCCTCGCCGAACGCCCGGTTCAGGTCGGCGGCGGTCACCGACTCGTACGCCTCGGCGGCCTCACGGTTGCCGGGATCGGTCCAGCGCACCTGCACGCGGGCGATCCGGGCCGACGACGGCACCTCGGCGGCGAGCCGGACGGCGTAGAGCGCCGTGACGCTGTGTCCGGGGCCGACCTCGCCGCCGTCGACCCGGTCGTCGCGGAAGTCCTCGTCGTCGATCGCCCGGTTGTCGTACCCGATCAGGCGGTAGGACCGCACCGCGGTCGGTTCGAAGCTCACCTGCACCTTGGCGTCGAGCGCCCGTACGCTCAGCGTCGCCGGCAACTGGCGGACGAACACCTTCCGGGCCTGGGCACGCTCGCTGACGTACACCACGAAACCGTCGCCCTTGTCGGCCAACTGCTCCATCAACTCGTCGCCGTACTCGCTGCCGACCCCCACGCCGAGCAGGGCGATCTCCTTCGCCGCCTCGTCGCGTACCCGGCGCAGGATCGGCTCCGCCTCGGTCCGGCCGGTGTTGGCCAGCCCGTCGGAGAGCACGATCACCCGGTTCGTCCCGCCGGTGCGGAACCCGTCGCGCGCCACCCGGTAGCCGAGTACCAGGCCGGCCTCGAGGTTCGTGCTGTCCTGCGCGTGGAGGGAGTCGACGGCGTCGTGCAACTCCTCGGCATCGGAGACCCGGGTCATCTCCCGGACCACCCGGGCCTCGCCGCTGAACTCGACGATCGCGATGGAGTCGGTGCGACGCAGCTGGTCCACGAGGGTGTGCAGCGCGTCCTTCACCAGGTCGAGCCGGCCGGGCTCACTCATTGATCCGGAGACGTCGATGACGAAGGTGAGGGCGGCGTCCGGACGACTCTCCTCGTCCTCCGCGCGGGTCTGCAGTCCGACCCGCATCAACCGGACCTCCCCGGACGCCTCGTGGGTCTGCGGAAGGCGGGCACCGTCGACGTGCACGGCGAAGCCGTCACCCGCGGGCTCGGCGTAGTCCTGCCGG encodes:
- a CDS encoding glycosyltransferase family 39 protein; this encodes MAEPVSELDRPTTETPPTNGTPPAPGPRTVGPWLVGAAVTAVLLLLAGRYGYHRDELYFLLCGRHLDWGYADQGPLVPALARLLDTIAPGNLVVLRTPSALIAGAAVVLVAAIAREFGGGRGAQLLAAFLGAVAGIVLAPGHLLSTTTVDLLVWLAATWFAVRMLRTGDSRWVLGVGVVLGVGMLNKLLPALLAVGLLAGVAIAGPRRLLRDRWLYAAAGIVAVLAAPYLVWQAAHGFPQLSVASQIAGGDSSYSGRLDAVMLQLVIISPCAVPVWIAGLVALLRRPAWRAYRAIGWAWPLVFAIVLLAGGKGYYDAPLLLVVTAAGAVVTTDWAGRGAVWARRALVAAGAAVAVAGSAILLLPTLPADRLPGFVVDVNYDAGETIGWPAFADSLAAVHQDLPPEQRSRAVILTGNYGEAGAVARYGPQRGLPQAYSGHNSMAGFGRPPEDADVVIAVGWDRPDQLRGWFTEVTEAGRIDQRVDVDNDENGLPVYVCRGLRRSWSQIWDTEVRHAG
- a CDS encoding vWA domain-containing protein — translated: MIHMRRSLLLATLAITMTATACSGGGAQRGDASHGPVRQHGGTPWPGGDETATEDDPRSTFGVDVDTASYGYARRLIMDGRLPERTAVRPEEFVNSFRQDYAEPAGDGFAVHVDGARLPQTHEASGEVRLMRVGLQTRAEDEESRPDAALTFVIDVSGSMSEPGRLDLVKDALHTLVDQLRRTDSIAIVEFSGEARVVREMTRVSDAEELHDAVDSLHAQDSTNLEAGLVLGYRVARDGFRTGGTNRVIVLSDGLANTGRTEAEPILRRVRDEAAKEIALLGVGVGSEYGDELMEQLADKGDGFVVYVSERAQARKVFVRQLPATLSVRALDAKVQVSFEPTAVRSYRLIGYDNRAIDDEDFRDDRVDGGEVGPGHSVTALYAVRLAAEVPSSARIARVQVRWTDPGNREAAEAYESVTAADLNRAFGEASPRLRTCYAAAYFAQSLQAGPYGREVRLGDLATIAERAGAATDDAEVKDLAKVIHLADELR
- a CDS encoding TIGR04222 domain-containing membrane protein, which translates into the protein MLWGLSGPVFLLDYLAGVAGALAVALSVRTLVGWRTRGEPLSTVELAYLTDRAVLACQVGLAALRRAGVVQLGELATLSVDAPPPPRSAPLVRALHAALRRPQTWAAVLADPGVGRVLRRLVGRLVRDGWLLTPAQRRSMALGTLPLFAVAVVGLTRLVDSAVEGRDAGGPASVVGLLLCCLATVLGGWWLCEVPETGSAARRLLRRQRRTHAELAPQRRPAWSERGTDELLPAMAVFGPRPLLAVDPRFAELVGVDPEHTRPREYAKTAR